TCGATCGAgagaaaaaaaaccaaaatcgcCAATCGCCTTTTTTGTCGCCAGTCAAAACGGAGCGTTTTTTGGTAACTATTTAATTTCAATATCATGTTTCTCCTTAGAAATCAAGGACACAGAAGTACTTCCTATAGAACAGATCCTGTTCAAGTAAGGTCGTAAACATTGTCTtagatttttgttatatttcaatGAAGCAACATCATGAGGTGCTATATCAATTGTACTTTCAcgattcttctctcttttttactCATGCCCATTCTTGATTCAAAATTTCACACTCTCCCGAGCTGGTGTCAAACCAACTGTgggaatataaatatttcatacccCTTTGGAATCCAAGAAGGTTGCTATCTCAATGAATGGTACAAAATCACATGCAGAAACGCTACTTCTCCGTTCCTCTTCAAGATGGACAAGGAAGTTGTCGGGATCTCTTCGCCAAACGAAGGCTCTGTTTCTTTTGAATCTCTCTCAACCGGGTCATTCGGATCAATTCGTGTCAAAAACCCGATAACATCCGTTGGATGTTCTAGAGATGGAAAAGAGTCTGATTCGGCTTTGAATTTGACGGGCAGCCCTTTTTTCTTTGGGAGAGGAAACACCCTTGTAGCATTTGGTTGCAACAGCAAGGCGTCTTTGACTAACATCGAGCCGAGCATGGTGGGATGCGAGCTGAACTGTACTGCAAGCAAAGTTACGCTACCTAGAAAAACCGTCCCTTTTTTGGACAAAACCGGGTGTTCTAACGATGGCTTTATATATACTACTAGCCCTCCATACTGTGAAAATAACCAAGGGGAAGGGGAAGGTGAAGGAAGCTGTGATGGTAACGGATGTTGCAGTGCTAATCTATCGTATAAAGAGGTTTACCAGGTGGTAGGTGTCAGAATAGAGAGCTTTGATCATAGAAACTTGACAAGCGTGAAATGCAGAGTCGCTTTCTTAACAGATGAAGGCTACACCATATCCGAACCACAAAGCTTTTTCGCTCAAGGGTATGCTACGATTACGATAGAATGGGTCATTCAGACGAATACTCTTTCCTTCTTGAACTCGTTAAGCTGCATTAACACAAAAGAGTACGGCGATCTTTCATCTAATACTCGACACAAAACAAGTTGCTTATGCGAAAATTTCACCATTTCTGGGACAAGTTATGCAAACTGTCAATGCAGCCCAGGTTATACAGGCAACCCATACCTCTTTAACGATTGCAAAGGTTAGTAAATAGTTTCTCAACTCCTTTCTTTTGGTATGTGTTAAAATCACGTACAGAGACTTAGTGCAAGTAGATTCCAACGATCTTTCATATCCCTTATTCAGATTTTGATGAGTGCCAACCTGATTCTACTGGAAGACGCGGGGTCTGTAGAGAAAGCGACACTTGTGTGAACGTGGTTGGACATTATAAATGCATACGCGATAAGACTGTACCAATATTAGTAGGTAAGTGACTGAATGTATCTTCTGTTTCATTTAGCACGTAACATCATATATATACCctcttaaatttataaaaatgacTATTTCTCATGCCATCTTTTGGTGCCATTTTCAGGCTTAGGTGCAGGTTTTGGTATTTTGGTTCTTGTTGGTGGTGTCTGGTTGCTGATAATATAGGATAGAAGGCTTGATCTTATTGAATGATATGAGAGCACTATATATAGTGATTTACAATACTAATCTAGGTATTACATAATGACTAATATGACCTTAATACATATATACTCTACAcaccccctcaagatggagggAGTTTAAGCACTCCAATCTTGGATAAGAGTTCATGAAACCGTGATCTCGGTAATGGTTTGGTAAGAGCATCAGCAAGCTGGTCCTTGGTTGAGACATGTGTGACACGAAGGGCTCCAGACTGTACATTCCCGCGGACAAAATGAAAATCAAGAGCAAGATGTTTCATCTTGGAATGGAACACCGGGTTGGCGCTGAGATATGTGGCACCCACGTTATCGCAGTAGATGGTAGGAGTGTTCGTGAGCGTCACACGTAACTCAGAGAGGAGAGAACAGATCCATCGGAGCTCAGCAGCGGTGTTCGCGACAGAACGGTACTCAGCTTCCGTAGAGGAACGCGAGACACTGGACTGTTTGCGTGAAGACCACGCAATAGGCGTAGATCCCATGTAGACAATGTAGGCATTGGTGGAGACGAAGTCGTCTgtgtctccagcccaatccgcgTCCGAGTACGCATGAAGTGTGGTCGGAGAGTGTCGTCGGATGTAGATGCCATGGGATAACGTACCAGAGAGATAGCGGAGAATGCGCTTGGCAGCTTTCCAGTGTTCATCGGTTGGGCGATGCATGAACTGAGAGAGACGATTGACGGCATACGCAATGTCAGGCCTCGTGAATGACAAGTATTGGAGACTGCCAACAACCATTCGAAACTCGCGTGGACTCTCTAATGTCGTGCCGAAAGTGAGCGTAAGTTTGGGACTCGTAGGGAGTGGAGTAGACACTTGAGTTGCCTCCTGCATGTTAACTTTAGCAAGAAGATCAAGGATATATCGCCTTTGCATCAGATGGAGACCACCATTTGTCCGAGTAACCTCAATGCCCAAGAAGTAATTCAAGTCAACCGGTTGTTTCAAGGAGAAGCGAGTGGAGAGAGCATGAATGCACGCTGAGACCAGATGAGGACTGCTTCCAGTGACGATAATATCGTCGACGTATATCAGGACATAGAGAATATGTTTGCCTTCAATGTATATGAAGACAGAGGTGTCCGCGGTGGAGTTGATGCAACCCATCTGAGAGAGAAACGTCTTAAGTTCTTGGTACCAAGCACGTGGTGCTTGTTTGAGCCCATAGAGTGCCTTCCGTAGACGACAGACATGATTAGGGCGATCAGGATCCACAAAGCCAGGAGGTTGACTGACGTATACTTCATCGGAAAGAGTTCCCTGTAGAAAAGCGTTGTTTACATCCAGCTGCTTTATTTGCCACGACTGTGTCACTGCGAGATGAAGAACCAGTCGGATGGTAGTGATTTACAATACTAATCTAGGT
The sequence above is drawn from the Brassica napus cultivar Da-Ae chromosome A8, Da-Ae, whole genome shotgun sequence genome and encodes:
- the LOC106442733 gene encoding putative wall-associated receptor kinase-like 11, yielding MRCYINCTFTILLSFLLMPILDSKFHTLPSWCQTNCGNINISYPFGIQEGCYLNEWYKITCRNATSPFLFKMDKEVVGISSPNEGSVSFESLSTGSFGSIRVKNPITSVGCSRDGKESDSALNLTGSPFFFGRGNTLVAFGCNSKASLTNIEPSMVGCELNCTASKVTLPRKTVPFLDKTGCSNDGFIYTTSPPYCENNQGEGEGEGSCDGNGCCSANLSYKEVYQVVGVRIESFDHRNLTSVKCRVAFLTDEGYTISEPQSFFAQGYATITIEWVIQTNTLSFLNSLSCINTKEYGDLSSNTRHKTSCLCENFTISGTSYANCQCSPGYTGNPYLFNDCKDFDECQPDSTGRRGVCRESDTCVNVVGHYKCIRDKTVPILVGLGAGFGILVLVGGVWLLIKYLKKRKVTQRKKKFFKRNGGLLLQQQLNTREGNIEKTRIFSSRELEKATENFSESRILGQGGQGTVYKGMLVDGRTVAVKKSKVVDEDKLEEFINEIVILSQVNHRHVVKLLGCCLETEVPVLVYEFIPNGNLFQHIHEESDDYTMIWGVRLRIAVDIAGAISYLHSSACSPVYHRDVKSTNIMLDEKYRAKVSDFGTSRSVTVDHTHWTTVISSTVGYVDPEYYGSSQYTDKSDVYSFGVILVELITGEKPVITLPDSQEIRGLADYFRAAMKENRFFDIMDARIRDACKPEQVMAVANLARRCLNSKGKKRPYMTEVFTELERISSSPENALVEVENEDGDDAEEEGMNMIEIADSCTVGVTAPAFSTAASPSSADVEPLFPRTTW